A genome region from Dreissena polymorpha isolate Duluth1 chromosome 16, UMN_Dpol_1.0, whole genome shotgun sequence includes the following:
- the LOC127862288 gene encoding uncharacterized protein LOC127862288 isoform X2 produces the protein MRNFTDEKVIEDMPTKLLVHQDVMSIPPGGGQNTLVPANTVLTVKRVFTCSIDTAQYLQCSFQSQHVSFKDTLRVQFSAIGDDSLYTMRYLQMASVFPTVFEFQHPKPDDVVHFVHYDANAALTIAEGPLELLGTEHLNVVIAWKRQHEAKSYSTLVIPESRAKTLMVQKRNFDDKFTKNNFIQRKFTACKHLDFVSDKLYLIPQDPPNAVCLKSPNLFFYDPKACRLRVAKDGITFNPSTDEESYDSDDTEIAPPIPERIPVTCPQASEISKKKIGLFHNVHTEIKSLLKKRIKSLRRKRQGEQMREPGGYLSNPMYRPLHSMPDTLTDESDNNATGNGKKYRKLPAPPPESADSQQITAATISVVPTSRREMRPLPEIVSTHSDEDSDEYIIPCPSVPPRHFFAPSSSAPQRPAPPIPSDNSNGDHGIVSSAHISTETLLASNQSEHAHEKPGYATISQKDMQSILGHGRTCKDFNNLSVIELYHLLKHCNLHDIANICYEHLFDGQFFANVDVQELLQDQPFSASNIQILKFKKLQDGWRPNDSS, from the exons GTGATTGAAGATATGCCGACGAAGCTTCTGGTCCACCAAGATGTGATGTCGATCCCGCCCGGCGGCGGTCAGAACACTTTGGTTCCGGCCAACACGGTACTCACAGTAAAGCGCGTGTTTACGTGCTCTATCGACACGGCGCAATATCTCCAGTGCTCTTTCCAATCCCAGCACGTGTCATTCAAGGACACGTTACGCGTGCAGTTCAGCGCCATCGGCGACGACTCTCTTTACACAATGCGCTACTTGCAGATGGCCAGCGTGTTTCCCACAGTGTTCGAGTTTCAGCATCCCAAACCGGACGACGTTGTGCACTTCGTACACTACGATGCCAATGCTGCACTCACAATTGCGGAAGGCCCGCTGGAGCTGCTGGGTACAGAACACCTAAACGTTGTCATCGCCTGGAAACGCCAACACGAAGCAAAATCTTACAGTACGTTGGTCATACCGGAGTCTCGCGCTAAAACGCTAATGGTTCAGAAACGTAATTTTGATGACAAATTTACTAAGAACAACTTTATTCAAAGAAAGTTTACGGCTTGTAAACATCTGGATTTTGTCTCCGACAAGTTGTATTTAATACCACAGGATCCACCGAACGCTGTGTGTTTGAAAAGTCCAAATCTTTTCTTCTACGACCCAAAAGCATGTCGACTCCGCGTGGCAAAAGACGGCATTACATTCAATC CCTCCACGGATGAAGAATCATACGACAGCGACGACACGGAAATTGCGCCCCCTATACCAG AACGAATTCCGGTCACCTGTCCTCAG GCCTCGGAGATTTCTAAGAAGAAAATTGGCCTATTTCACAACGTTCACACGGAAATCAAGAGCTTGCTTAAGAAACGTATTAAAAGTCTTCGTCGCAAAAGACAAGGAGAACAAATGCGAGAACCAGGCGGGTATCTTAGCAATCCCATGTACAGGCCTTTACATTCTATGCCAGACACTCTAACTGACGAATCAGACAACAACGCAACCGGTAACGGAAAAAAATATCGGAAACTCCCGGCTCCACCCCCAGAGAGCGCTGACTCCCAACAAATCACGGCAGCTACAATAAGCGTTGTACCAACATCGCGAAGAGAAATGCGCCCACTGCCGGAAATAGTTTCCACCCACAGCGACGAGGATTCAGATGAGTATATAATTCCATGTCCCTCGGTACCTCCGCGACATTTCTTTGCTCCCAGTAGCTCTGCGCCACAAAGGCCGGCGCCGCCGATTCCAAGCGACAATAGCAATGGTGACCATGGGATTGTTTCGAGCGCGCATATTAGCACCGAAACACTTTTGGCCTCTAATCAATCCGAACACGCCCATGAGAAACCAGGGTATGCGACGATATCGCAGAAAGACATGCAAAGTATTCTGGGCCACGGAAGAACGTGTAAAGACTTTAACAACTTGTCCGTAATTGAATTATACCACCTGTTAAAGCACTGCAACCTTCATGACATCGCTAACATTTGCTACGAGCACCTTTTTGATGGGCAGTTCTTCGCAAACGTAGATGTTCAGGAGCTGCTTCAAGATCAGCCGTTCAGTGCCTCTAACATTCAGATACTGAAGTTTAAAAAGCTTCAGGATGGATGGCGTCCTAACGATTCATCATAG
- the LOC127862288 gene encoding uncharacterized protein LOC127862288 isoform X3 — protein MPTKLLVHQDVMSIPPGGGQNTLVPANTVLTVKRVFTCSIDTAQYLQCSFQSQHVSFKDTLRVQFSAIGDDSLYTMRYLQMASVFPTVFEFQHPKPDDVVHFVHYDANAALTIAEGPLELLGTEHLNVVIAWKRQHEAKSYSTLVIPESRAKTLMVQKRNFDDKFTKNNFIQRKFTACKHLDFVSDKLYLIPQDPPNAVCLKSPNLFFYDPKACRLRVAKDGITFNPSTDEESYDSDDTEIAPPIPERIPVTCPQASEISKKKIGLFHNVHTEIKSLLKKRIKSLRRKRQGEQMREPGGYLSNPMYRPLHSMPDTLTDESDNNATGNGKKYRKLPAPPPESADSQQITAATISVVPTSRREMRPLPEIVSTHSDEDSDEYIIPCPSVPPRHFFAPSSSAPQRPAPPIPSDNSNGDHGIVSSAHISTETLLASNQSEHAHEKPGYATISQKDMQSILGHGRTCKDFNNLSVIELYHLLKHCNLHDIANICYEHLFDGQFFANVDVQELLQDQPFSASNIQILKFKKLQDGWRPNDSS, from the exons ATGCCGACGAAGCTTCTGGTCCACCAAGATGTGATGTCGATCCCGCCCGGCGGCGGTCAGAACACTTTGGTTCCGGCCAACACGGTACTCACAGTAAAGCGCGTGTTTACGTGCTCTATCGACACGGCGCAATATCTCCAGTGCTCTTTCCAATCCCAGCACGTGTCATTCAAGGACACGTTACGCGTGCAGTTCAGCGCCATCGGCGACGACTCTCTTTACACAATGCGCTACTTGCAGATGGCCAGCGTGTTTCCCACAGTGTTCGAGTTTCAGCATCCCAAACCGGACGACGTTGTGCACTTCGTACACTACGATGCCAATGCTGCACTCACAATTGCGGAAGGCCCGCTGGAGCTGCTGGGTACAGAACACCTAAACGTTGTCATCGCCTGGAAACGCCAACACGAAGCAAAATCTTACAGTACGTTGGTCATACCGGAGTCTCGCGCTAAAACGCTAATGGTTCAGAAACGTAATTTTGATGACAAATTTACTAAGAACAACTTTATTCAAAGAAAGTTTACGGCTTGTAAACATCTGGATTTTGTCTCCGACAAGTTGTATTTAATACCACAGGATCCACCGAACGCTGTGTGTTTGAAAAGTCCAAATCTTTTCTTCTACGACCCAAAAGCATGTCGACTCCGCGTGGCAAAAGACGGCATTACATTCAATC CCTCCACGGATGAAGAATCATACGACAGCGACGACACGGAAATTGCGCCCCCTATACCAG AACGAATTCCGGTCACCTGTCCTCAG GCCTCGGAGATTTCTAAGAAGAAAATTGGCCTATTTCACAACGTTCACACGGAAATCAAGAGCTTGCTTAAGAAACGTATTAAAAGTCTTCGTCGCAAAAGACAAGGAGAACAAATGCGAGAACCAGGCGGGTATCTTAGCAATCCCATGTACAGGCCTTTACATTCTATGCCAGACACTCTAACTGACGAATCAGACAACAACGCAACCGGTAACGGAAAAAAATATCGGAAACTCCCGGCTCCACCCCCAGAGAGCGCTGACTCCCAACAAATCACGGCAGCTACAATAAGCGTTGTACCAACATCGCGAAGAGAAATGCGCCCACTGCCGGAAATAGTTTCCACCCACAGCGACGAGGATTCAGATGAGTATATAATTCCATGTCCCTCGGTACCTCCGCGACATTTCTTTGCTCCCAGTAGCTCTGCGCCACAAAGGCCGGCGCCGCCGATTCCAAGCGACAATAGCAATGGTGACCATGGGATTGTTTCGAGCGCGCATATTAGCACCGAAACACTTTTGGCCTCTAATCAATCCGAACACGCCCATGAGAAACCAGGGTATGCGACGATATCGCAGAAAGACATGCAAAGTATTCTGGGCCACGGAAGAACGTGTAAAGACTTTAACAACTTGTCCGTAATTGAATTATACCACCTGTTAAAGCACTGCAACCTTCATGACATCGCTAACATTTGCTACGAGCACCTTTTTGATGGGCAGTTCTTCGCAAACGTAGATGTTCAGGAGCTGCTTCAAGATCAGCCGTTCAGTGCCTCTAACATTCAGATACTGAAGTTTAAAAAGCTTCAGGATGGATGGCGTCCTAACGATTCATCATAG